GCACCGCGACACCTTTGATGAACTCAGCAGCGATCCAGAAGGTTTTTTCAGGCTGGCCTACAGCGAGATTCAGTACGAGCTGCAAAACCACCCAGAGAAATACGGTCTGAATCCAGAAGCGGCCAGCATTGCTGTCACCCTGCTTGCTTCAGGGCAGGGGAGTGAAGTGCTGTTTGATCCCGTGGTGGTGCTCCATCCCGCTCTGGATGGTCAAAGTTGTTTTGGTCTGGGTTTCAAGGAGTCCCAGTTGGATGTGCAAGACGGGACTGGAGTGCTGTTTCTGGATGGACGTCCGGTGGCGGTCTTGAGCCTGTCCCAACTGCTGGATCTTCCAGAGGAAGTCTTGCCATGACCGGTCCATTGTTTTCCGATCTCTCGTTTCTGCCCAGTCGTTTTATGGAGGTCCCATGCTGACTCTGGAATCCATCGTCGTCCCTGACATTCACCCCAATGCCCCCCTGATGCTCAGAAAAGCCAGACTGACCGACATCGACGCCATCAGCGAACTGATCGGGTACTGGGCGGTGCGGGGCCTGATGCTGGTGCGCAGCAAGCAACTGCTCTCCGAAACCATACGTGATTTTTTTGTGCTGGAGGCTGAACCTCTGGAGGGAAAACCCGGAGGGATCGCCGGAGTGGTGGGTCTGCACATGCTGGCCATCGACCTTGCCGAGGTGCGTGGACTGGCGGTTCACCCCTCATTTCAGGGCAAAGGTCTGGGACGCTGGCTGGTTCTGGCCTGCGAACGGGAGGCCAGAGACCTCGGGCTTCCGGCTTTGTTTGCATGGACCTACCAGCAAAAATTCTTCGAGAACTGTGGGTTCACCCGCATCGACAAAACCAACCTGCACCCCAAAGTGTGGAGTGAATGCCAGCGTTGCCCTTTCTACGAGAACTGCAACGAAATCGCCATGCTCAAAGAGCTGTCAGCCGTCAGCGATCAGCCGTCAGCATGAGAAACTTTCGGGAATTGCTGGTCTGGCAGAAAGCCCATCAACTGGTGCTTGAGGTCTATCAGCTCACAAAGTCTTTTCCAGTGGAGGAGAGGTTTGGCATCACATCACAACTGAGAAGATCGGTGGTTTCCATTCCCACCAACATTGCTGAAGGTGCAGGGATGGGAACAGAACTGCAAATGGGCAGGTACTTGCAGATTGCTCTCGGATCAGCAAGTGAAACCGAATATTTGCTTTTGCGTTCTCAAGATCTGGGGTACTTGCCTAATCAAGAGGGTGTCACTCTGGTGGGTAAAGTACAGGAGATGAAGAGAATGCTCTCGGGATTTATCGTAAAGTTGAAAGGATGTGCCGACGCTGGCACGCTGACGGCTGATCGCTGATGGCTGACAGCTCTTTCTCATCCATGAAACCTTGCCTGTGAGCAAGGTATGGGAGGTAACATGATCCGTAAAGAACGTGCAATTCTGGCTCTGGAAGACGGTACCGTATACCGTGGGTACGCTTTCGGGCACCGTGGCGAAACCGTCGGTGAAGTGGTGTTCAACACCTCCATGACCGGATATCAGGAAATCATGACTGACCCTTCTTACAACGGTCAGATCGTCTGCATGACCTATCCCCACATCGGCAACTACGGTGTGGCGATTTATGACATGGAGTCCAACAAGCCCTATGTTCGGGGCTTCATCAGCCGCGAATTCAGCGAGTCCTACAGCAACCACCGCGCCCAGGAGTCTCTGGAGCGCTTCATGCAGGACCACGGCATCGTGTCCATCTCGGGCATTGACACCCGTGCTCTGGTGCGCCGCCTGCGCAGTGGCGGAGTGGTCAAGGGCGTGATTGCCCACCGCAGTTTCACCCACCCCACCGACCCTTACGGCGAGTTCACCCCCGAGGAAGAACACCTTCTGGTGCAACGTGCCCGCAACCACGAGGACATCGATGGCCGCGACATGACCCCCGAGGTCACCACCCCCTTGCCTTACGCTTATCCCACCCTGCAAGAGGGCAAGCGTGTGGTCCTGATGGATTTCGGCATCAAGCACTCCATCGTGAAAAACCTTGCCCGTGTGGGCATTGAGCCCATCGTGGTTCCTGCCACCACCACCCCCAGCCAGATCATGGCCCTGCAACCCCACGGTCTGTTCCTGTCCAACGGCCCCGGGGATCCTGCTGCGCCCACCTACGCCCATGAAACCGCCTGGAACCTGCTGGGCCTGCTTCCCACTTTCGGGATTTGCCTCGGGCACCAGATTCTGGGTCTTGCTGTGGGCGGCAAAACCTACAAGATGAAGTTCGGTCACCGTGGGGGCAACCAGCCGGTCAAGAACCTGCTGACCGGTGAAATTGAAATCACCTCCCAGAACCACGGTTATGCTGTGGACATTGACTCCATCCCCAATGGACAGTTCATTGCCACCCACATCAACCTGAACGACAACACCCTTGAAGGCATGGCCCACAGCCGTTACCCGGTGTTCAGTGTGCAGTACCACCCCGAGGCCTCCCCCGGCCCCCACGATTCCCACTACCTGTTTCAGCGTTTCATCGAAGAGATCAACGCCTTTGATGGTGCCACCGGTTCTCCGATTCAGAAAGCGCTGGCTGGAAAACTGGGAGTGTAAGCGTTTTTTTACAATTCAAAAAAGAGGCTTATCAGACAGGCCTCTTCTTTGTTGTTGAAATAACAGTTTTACCGTTTCGTTAAAAGGCTTTTACACTTTTAAAAACCTGCCATGCTACGCTGAGCAAGTCGTTTGACCCAGTGCCGTAAACGTTTTTGATCAGGACGCCACCTGTAAGAAAGCTGTGATCGCTCTGAGTTTAACCTGAGGACAAACTGAAACGTTGATCCACTTCGGAGTGATGCGGGCGCCTATTGCTGAAGTGGGGAGTTGGTGGCGCGACCGGCAGTCATTGAAATCCAATGGCTGCCTTTTTTTGTCTCTGGAGGTGAAGGTTGAAACACAGAAAGACACAACTGATCCTGCTCCTGATGGGAGGTCTGGTTTTTGCGCAACAAACCCAAGCGCCCAAACTTGACCTCAAAACGCAGATTCTGGCCGTGGTGAAAGTTCAAAAGGATGGCAAAACCCTCGAAGAATTGAAGCCCAGCAACGGTTTGCAAACCCCAGGGCAGGTGGGTGTGCTGAGGCTGACATTGAAAAACGTTTCCAAAGAAACCCTGACCAACATCCGCCCCAGACAGCCCCTCAATTCTGCCCAGGAGTATCTGGCAGGCACAGCAAGCAGCACCCACCCTGTAGAGTTCAGCTTTGATGGCGGACAGACCTTCGCCCCAGAGCCCCTGTTCAAAAACGTACAGGTGCAGGAAAACGGGAAAACCGTTGTCAAGAAAGTCCAAGTCAAACCCAGCGAATACACCGATGTGCGCTGGACCATCAAAGAGTTGAAGGCCGGCCAGAGCGAAGTTCTGGACCTCAAGTTCAAAGTCAGGTAGCACCCTCAGGAGGAGGATTTCATGAGCAAAAAGTTTCTCGCACTTTCACTCGCTCTGGCAGCAGCAGGTACGGCGATGGCCGCAGGTACCGAAGCCGGAACCAAGATTCGCAACCAGGCAATTGCCGACTTCACGGATTCCAATGGCACCCGCCAGACCACCAAGTCCAACGAAGTGTTCACTGTGGTTCAACCTGTTTACTTTTACAACATCACCCCAGATGAAGCCACCACAGGTCAAACCCCTGCACGCAGCACCGATGTGCCCAACACCGCTGCGCCCCGTTATTTCTCCTACTACGTCACCAACACAGGCAACGCAACCGACACCATCAACCTGTATCTGCAACAACTGAGCACTTCCACCATCACCGGAACTGCGACCGTTAAACTCTACATTGATTCCACCCCCAACGGTCAGGTGGACAGCGGTGAAATTGAAGTGCCCAAAGTGGGTGGCATCTACCAGATCAGTGTGGGTGCAGACCAGACCGTCAATCTGGTGGCAGAAATCCGTTTGCCTGTTCAGAGCACCCTCAGCCCTGTTCCTGTGGCCAACTTCAACCTGATGGGCGACAGTGTGAATTTGTCTGAACCATCCCCCGATCCAGACACAACTGTAGGGGTGTTCAACGACGAATCTGGAAATGAACAAAACACCGTGCAGGTGCGCGTCAGCAACGATGCTGCTTTCCAAGTCACCAAAGATTCCAACCTTGCTGACTATGTGGAGCGCAATGGTGAACTGAAATACACCATTCAAGGTTCCAACAACGGTGCAATTGCCGCTGAAGCTGTTGCAGTCAGTGTAGACGGCTCTACCCGCTACGGCATTCTGGTGGAAGATGTTCTGCCCAACGATGGGACCAACCAGCTGGCTTTCTTGACCTCTGCTCTGGGAACCAGTGCAGTGTCCAGCCCCAACAACTACGTTTACAGCGGTCGTGGTGTTGCTGTGCCCATTTACAGGGTTTCTGGAGCATGGACTGCCACTTTCAGCACTTCTGCAACTGCTGTTGCCCTGTTGATTCAGGCAGATGCTGCTGGCATTATCGATCCCAACGCTTTCTTCCAGCCCGGTGACCAGTTCACCATGGTGTTTACGGTCCGCGTGGACAACGATGCCAACTCGAGCAACACCCCCAGTGCCACCATTCTGTCGGTCAACAAACCGATCAACAACACTGCCAATGTCCAGTTCCAGAAGAACCCCGCAGACACCGGCACCACCACTCCATCCAACACCCGCACCAACCGCGTGGCTGCAGATTATGCAGTGGCAGTGGGTCAGGATGACGCAGCTTTGGGTGGCACCCAAGCCACAGACAACAGTGGCACGGAAGAAACCTACGCCACCACCTCTCCTGCGGCTTACCTGGGTCAACCCTACTCCTGGACGGTGTACCTGACCAACAACGGCAACACCGATGACAACATCCGCCTGACGGTTGACAGTGCTGATGACCTTCAGAACGTCACCCTGTCTTACACCAACGGCACTTCCATCACCGTGGGTGATCCCATTCTGGTTCCACAGGGCCAAACCATTGCTGTTCGCGTGACAGGAACCATTCCTCTGACCGCCACAGTGGGTTCTCCTGCGGGTGTGCGCCTGTTGGCCGATTCCGCCAACGTGGCCACCGCCATTGGTGGAGCAGACAAGAGCCTGACCACCGCTCTGGATGCTGCCGACTCCGTGATTCTGGCAAGCCCCAACATCTCCAACCCTTACAGCGTGGACGGTGCAGTGGATGATGCCGCCGCCAGCAAAACTGGCGATGGCGATACGGGCAACGACAACACAGATGTTGCCACCGCTCCTGCCACTTATGTCAATGTGAACCCCGGAACCAATGGCACTTACCCCATTGAAATCCGCAACACTGGCGTGGTGCCAGACAGCTACACCATTGACGTGCCTGTGGGTGCCACCGTGCACACCTTCACCGACACCAACGGAGACGGCAACTGGGATCCCGGCGAACCCATTGGATCTGCCATCACCACCACTCCCATTCTGGCTCCCGGTCAGGCTGTCAATCTGGTGGTTGTGTACCCCATTGCCAGCAGTCAAGCCCCCGGTCAGGTGGATGTGCCCGTCACCCTCACCAGCACCACCCGTCCCACCACCACCGACACCTTCACGGTCAGCTTCGTGGTGCAGGCCAACAACCAAGTGACCTTCACCCCTGACCGCACCGACACCGTGGTGCCCGGTGGTGTGGTGACCTACACCCACACCGTGGCCAACAACGGCAACACCCACGTCAGCTTTGACCTTGCCAATGTGCTGACCGGTACCCCCGGTGATGCCAACGACGGCACCAGCGACAAAGGCCTGATCTACACCTACACCCTCGACAACGGTGCCACCTACATCATCAATCCCGGTGCCATTTGCCTTGCTCCCGGCAGCAATGCAACCATCAAGGTTCGTGTGGAGGCCCCCTCCAGCATCGCCATCGGAACAGAAGACCCCGAGATCCTCTCTGGTGTGGCTTCCTTCTTCACTGATGCTGCCTGCTCTGTGCCTGCTGTGGGCTCTGCCAACCAGACCCTCAGCGTGACCGACACCACCACCGTGGTGGGCACCCTGATCAAGATTGACAAAAAAGTCAAAAACCTGGGCACCAACTTGACCAGTGCTGCGGATGATCGCGATGCCCTCTACAAAGAAGACAACATTGCCTACCCCGGCGATTACCTGGAGTACAAACTGGAAGCCTTCAACAACGGCAACCTGGACCTGTTCGCTCTGGTGGTTTCCGATAAACTGCCCACCAACACCGAGTTTGTGAACTTTGAAGTGGATGATGCTGCCCTGCCCGCTGGCACCAAGATCATGGTTTCTGCAAACTATGATCCCACCAACGTGGGAGCCTCCACCTGGGTGGACATCACCACTGTGGATACCGATGCCGATGGTGTGGTGACAGCCACCGAATGGAATGCTGCCTTCGCGGGTTTCACTTTCGACACCCTGTATGTGGGCTTCAGCACCGATGGTGACACCACCATGGATTTCGCAAACACCGATGACCGCATCCAACCTGCACAGGGCTCCACTGTCCTGTTCCGTGTGAAAGTCAAATAAGCCTCTCTGGGGGCACCAGATGGTGCCCCCTTTTTCCCCTTCTTTTTCTGCTCAACCATAAACCGAGAAATCCTTTTTCTGAATCCCACTGTTTTCTGAGGAGAATCCATGATGCCTGTGTCCCTGAAATCCCTGATCGCACTGCTGCTGGTTTTGCCAGCCTTCAGTCAGGTTCAGGCCCAGACATCTGCCGGAACAAGCATCGACAACCAACACCGCGCAGATTATGGAGACAGCCTCCAGAACAACCTGCGTGCACCTGCATTTTCCAACATGGTCAAAACACAGGTGCTCGGGGTGTGTGCCCCATTGGTGCTGCCTGATGGCACTGTGCTGGATCCCGGTCAGATCAATTCCAGCGTTGCTGGATCCCGGTCTGTGCTGGGCTACACGGTGGAAAACCGGGGCAATGGTGAATTCACCCTGCCCTTGAACGTGCTGCATCTGGACGGCTGGAACGCCCAGAGCATCAAGATTTTTGAAGACCTTGACAAGAACGGGGCAGTGGATGTTCTGGACCCCGAGATCACCGCTTTGACCCTCAAAGCCGGGCAGTCAGCCAGAGTGCTGGTGCAAATCCAGACCCCGTTCAATGGTCTGGGTGCAGCGCACTTTGATCTGGTCGCCAGTTGCACCGACACCCTGAGCACCAAAACCGATGCAGCCAACGTGGCCCGCGTGGTCCTGACGGCTGCATCTTCTGTCAAGCTGGACAAACAAATGGACCTGTCGCAAGTCAAAAAAGGCGATGAGGTCACCGTGACCCTGAAAGTCACCAACACCGGTCTGGACGACCTGCAAAACGTGCAGGTGCTGGATGCTCTGGACCAAACGGCCCTGCAGGGACTGGCTTATGTGCCGGGCACCCTGAAAGTGGTCAGCAATGTGCAACCTTTCCCCGGAGCGATCTTTTTTGAGTCCGGTGTGCAGGCCCTTTCGGTGATTTTTGACCGGATTCCCAGAGCCAGTTTCCGCACCGTGGAATTCAAACTCAAAGTGCTTTCCGATGCTGCTCTGGGAGACCGGGTCAATGTGGCCCGTGTGCAGGGTGCTTCTGCAACAGACGCCACTGTGCTGGTGTCTGCCGAAGCCAGTTACCCCTTTAAAGTCACCTACAGCCCGGAGATCTGGCTGGGTCCGTGGCAAAACCCTCAGGCCGCTGAAATGACTGCAGCCGATGCCCAGAGTGCCACCCTGAACAAGCAAAACACCGACCTGTGTCTGAAACACACTTTGCTGAATGCCGCTCCGGTGTCAGACACCCTGACGGTCAGCATGGAGACCATCAGCCCTGAGTTGTCTTTCCGGTTGCTCAACCTTCAGGGCAATCCTCTGCCCAGTCAGATCGATCTGAATGCGGGCCAGAGCATCGATTTTCAGGTGTGCTACAGCACCAGTGCCAACAAAGAAGGCAGTTTCACCGCCGTTCTGAAAGCCGAGTCCAAACTCGGGGCCACCCCCAACCGCACCGTGGACCAGATCACGGTCAGCTTGCCTCCAGAAATCTGGCTCGGACCACTCAACTTCCCCAGAGCCGCAGAGTTGACCGCCGAAGACACCGTGTCCGGTCAGATTGTGGCCCGCAATGTGCCCGAGTGCCTTGAACACACGGTTCTCAATGCTGCCGAACTGCCCGATGTGGTGACCCTCACCGTAGAAGACCTCACCGTTCCTGCGGTGCTGGGTGGCAACGATGTGCAGGTGCAGTTCTATCAGGGCACCACTTTGCTCAAGCAACCCATCAAATTCAGCTTGCCTGCCCGGGGCAGTGAGAACTTCCGCGTGTGCTACACCCGCATCTCTAACAAGCAAACCCCTTTCACCATCCGCCTGACCGCCACCTCGGACCGCGGACCTGTGAACCGCACTCTGGATGTGGTGACCCACCGTCCTTTGCAGCCTGAAGAACAACTGGTCTTACAGAAATCTCAATCGGTGGCTGAAGGCACCAAACTCTTGCACGGTGATGAGTACACCTACACCCTCAAACTCACCAACAACCTGCCTTTCGTGTTGAATCAACTTCAGGTGACTGACCTGCTGGACCCCAATCTGGATTTCCAGAGTGCAGAAGTGACGGTGGCTGGAGTGGCCCGTCCAGATGTGACCGCCACCGTGACCGAGGTCAAAGACAATGCTGGAAAACGCATTGCCACCCGTCTGGATTGGACGATTCCCGTCCTGAACCCCACTGAAGTGGCAGACATCCGCTTCAAAGTGATGGTTCGCAAAGACGCCAGAGATGGATACCTGATCGACAACTTCTTCACTGCAGATGCACAGGAGCTGTATGCCCCCGTGGAATCCAACCATGTGAAAGTGCTGATCTGGTCCACGGCTCTGGTGCTCAAGAAAGAAGCCGACAAAAAAGTCGTGGAGTACGGCGATGTGATCACCTGGACCCTGACCCTGACCAACCCGGCCAGCACCGTCACCGTGCAAGATGTGACCATCGAAGACAAATTGCCCCGAGGGCTGGTTTACATTGCAGGGTCCACCCGTTGGAAGCTGGAAAATGCTGGAACCGCCAACCAAGAACAAAAAACCGCTGGTGATCCTGTCCAGCAAGGCCAATTGCTGGTGTGGGGTGAGAGCGCCCAATCTCAACTGCCTGACCTGCCTGCCCAGTCCAGACTGGTTCTCACCTTCCAGACCCGGGTCACCCCGGAAGTGGAAGAGGAGATCATCAACACCGCCACTGCTCTGGGATGTGGTCTCAAAGATCCCAACCTGAACCAGTGCATTGTGACGGTGGCTTCCAACAGTGGAGGGGTTTCCACCGCAACCGTGAAAGTCCAGAGCACCCTGTTCAAAACCCCAGCCTTGTTGATGGGCCGCGTGTACATCGATCAGGACCAGAACCGCAAGTTTGACCCTGCCATCGACCGTCCTCTCAAAAATGCCCGTCTGGTGCTGTCCAGTGGCCGCTCGATCATGACCGATGCAGAAGGCCGCTACAGCGTTGATGGCATCCAGACCGGAGTCTGGGCCATCAGGCTTGATCCTTTCAGTGCCCCTTACACCCCACTGTCCATGCCAGAAGACCGGGGCAAATTGGGAAGCCGCAACATGATGGTGGCTGGACTGACCACAGTGGACTTCCCCTTGCTTGCTCCAGAGGCCAACTTGAACACTTTTCGCTCCACCCGCTTGCAATACGGTCCTTTGCTGGTTCAGAAAACTGTGCGCCCAATTGGGAATAATGAATACATCGTGACGGTGAAACTCACAGCGCAACAAGACCTGCCTGAATTCCAGTTGACCGATGTACTTCCAGAGGGAGCAAGCCTGATTGAAGGCGAGTTGAACCCCGCTCTGGACGTGCTCCAGAAAGGTGAACACCTGCTGGATTACCGCATCCGCTTCAACGGAACCTGGGCTGGCGCACTCACCGATCCCCAGGTGCGCTGGAGGTACCCATGAAACGCCTGCTCACCACGTTCCTGCTGCTGGGAACCCATGCAGCTCTGGCCCAGAACACCGCCACCACTTTGCCCATCACCAGTGTGGGGAGTGGCCTGAAATGGGATGCCAGAGAGGAACAGTTGATCATCCGGGTGCTGCAAAAGGGTCCGGTGAAAGTGCAGCTTTATGGGGCCAACTTCGATTCCGAAGACTACCGCAGCAAGCAGTACTACGGCGATGAACGCTACGACCTGAACCCGGTCACTTCTTTGTTCACACTGACCGACAGCACTGGCAAAGTGATCAAGCAGCAGGTGTTTGCGGCTGGAAAACAGGTCTGGACCCCGTTTTTCCAGCAGGACATGCAACCCGGTGACTACCTGTTGACCGTCACCACACAGGGCTTCGGCAAGAACACCTTTCAGGTGAAAACCGACAGTGCCAATGCACAGGTGATCGTCAAAGGGGCCAGTTTGAACGTGCGGGGTCAGGAATGGATTCCGGTCATGGCCCTTGAACTGCTGCCCCCTCTGCAAGACAACCTGAGCTTGAGAATGTACGACGGTGATGGCATCGAAGAGATGGACGCCCAGATCCTCACCCCTTCGGGTCGGGTGTTGCCCCTCAAGGTCTCGGGCAACCTCGTCTGGTCGGACACCCCTTTGCCCAGAGAAGCTGGAAAATACCAGATTTATGCCCGCCAGTCTCCCGGAGCGCAGCAGTTCTCCAACACCGTGCGTTTTGAACTGGTGCAAAAGAACAACCCTGTGCCTCCCAAAACCCCTGACGTGCCTGCAGGTCCAGCCCAACCCCAACCTGAACCCCAGCAACCTGCACCCGACAAAACAGGTCCAGTCAAACCCGAGCCCACTCCGCAGCAACCTCAACCCACCCCTGTGCCTGTGGTGATTCCTGCCCCACAGCCTTTTGTGATTGCCCGAACCGAACAGGATGTCAAACAGATGGGACGATTGCAAATCCAATCTGTGCTGGTGCTTCCCGATGAAACCCTGCCTCTGGAGACACAGGTGCAGGTGGGAAGCAGCACCGTGCAGGTGGACCGGGGCATCTTTGATCAGGAGTTCCCCGCCCAGACCTACAGCATTCAACCGGTCAGAATTGCAGGAACCACTTTTACGTCTCCACAATCTGTCACGGTTCCCACACAGGGACTGGGCAAGGTTCGCATCGAGTACCGCCCCGAGGCCAGTTTGCGTCTGGTGGCAGACCGCGAAGTGGTCACCGAAGGGGAGACCGTCGAATTCACCGTGACCGGCAGCACCCAGTACGCCAGTTACATTCCTGCCGATCTGGATTTGCTGCTCCCCGAGGGCTTCGAAGCTCTGGATCCTCTGGAATTCACCTCACCCATCAAAGCAGGAGAGCCAGCCACTCTGGTGGTGCGTGCCCGTGCGCTGAAAATGGGCGTTTATGCTGTTCCCGCCACCTTGGAGCCTTGGAAAAAGAAAGCCTCTGTGAATGTGACGGTCATCCGTCCCGCGCAGCTTTCCCTCAGCAAGAGTGCCAGCGTCAAAGAAGCTGCTCCCGGTTCCACCGTGACCTACACTGTCACGGTGAAAAACTCGGGCGATGCTGCAGCCAAAAACATCTTCCTGAAAGACGTGCTGCCCACCGGACTCAAAGGGCAGGGCTTGGAACAGCGCTTCGATCTGGCTGGAGGCCAGAGCAAAACCTTCAGCTATGAAGCACAGGTCAATGTGGGTGCCCCCGAATGGATCACCAACACCGCAGAACTCAGCGGAGGTCCACTGGAACAGGCCTTGGTCTCCAAAACCGATGTGCGGGTGGCCCGCCTGATCCTGCAACGCGAAGCCCTGATGACCCCCAGCATTCCCGGAGAAGAGCAGGAAGTGGTGCTGAAAATCACCAACCCTTCTTCTCTGGTGTTGCCTTTCGTGCTCACCGATGACAGCACCAGCATGCTGCAACCCGAGAACAGCAACCGCTTCAGTGGTTTCATGCAGCCCGGCGAAACCCGCACCTTCAAATACAACGCCACCACCACCTTCGGCATCCAGCAGCAGGACAAACTGAAAGCCACACTGGAAAGCAACGGCGAAAAACAGGTTGCACAGACCCCTTTCGAGCGGGTCTTGTTCACCCTGAAGAAAACCGTGTCCCCCGAGCGCACGGTGGTGGGCCGCAAAGTCAATTACACCATCCAGATCAAAAACCCGCTTTCCCGTGAAGTGGATGTCAAACTGTCCGGCAAAACCGATCCGGGCATTTCTCTGGGCAGTGCAGAAAACGCCCTCTTGAACTTCCAGCCTCTGGAAGAGAAAGCGCTGGAGATCCCTGCCGACACACGCATTGCTGGCACCTTCGAGAATGTGGTGCAGCTCAGCAAAAACGGGGTGGCCATTTCCAACCCATCCGTGGCCAGAGTGGAAGTTCTGCCCGAGTTGCTGCCTTTGCGCGAATCCATCGTGACTGTGCCTTTCCAGCAAAACAGCCAGGCAAAAACACTGGTTTTTGGTCAGCAATCTCTGGAAGGGGCCACCTACGTCACAGGCAGCAGCACCCTGAACGGTGAACCCATTGCAGACCCTGTGGTCAGTGAAAAAGGCATCATGTACTGGACGGTTCCTGCTTCGGTTTCAGGCAGCATCACCTACCGTCTGGAACACACCGGAAGCCTGGGCGAAGTGCCTGCTCCGGGCCTGCTGGTGGTCTATCCCAATGGCCGTCAGGAAGTGCTCTCTGGACAACTGGACCTCAAAGACTACCAGAGTGCAGAAAAAGTCAAAGGGACCGAAGTCAACGCTGGAGCCATCAAATTGCCCCTGAACGGCACCGTGGTTCGCCAGAGGGACCGCATCAGCATCGTGGTGGAAGGCACCACCGAAGAAGAACTGGTCCTGACCGTGAACGGTGAACCCGTGCCCGGAGAACTGCTCGGGAAACGGGTGCTGGACAAAGGCAACAACATCCAGCGTCTGGAGTACTTCGCGGTGCCCCTGAAGGTTGGCGTCAACGTTTTGCAGGTGGGGAAAGAAACCATTCAGGTGATCCGCCCCGGCATTGCCCGCAACCTGCGGGTCACCCCCCTGCAAATTTATGCCGATGGCACCAACCCCATCCGCTTCAAAGTCGAGGTCATTGACGAAGCAGGCATCCCAACGGGTGAAGGCAACGTCACACTGGACGCCACTGCCAGTGAAGTGATCGGCAAAGACAGCGACCCTTACACCCCCGGTTTCCAGATGTACCTGCAAGATGGGGCAACCACCTTGGAATTCCGCCCCCAGAGCACCCCACAGGACATTGACCTGAAACTCAGTTACGGCAGCATCCGTTACACCGGAGGTTTCAGACCCCAGTTCACCCAGCGCAAACTGGCCATCGGACAGGCCAGTGTCGGCTTGGCATTCTCCACAGGCACCCTGCAACTGCTGGGCCGTGCATACTATGAAGGTCCCCTCTGGGACGGCAAGCTTTTCATTGCTGCTTCCAGCGATGGCATCGCCACCAACCCGGACACCGCACAGAATCAAGCCTTCCCAAGCAGGGG
This genomic window from Deinococcus misasensis DSM 22328 contains:
- a CDS encoding N-acetyltransferase; its protein translation is MLTLESIVVPDIHPNAPLMLRKARLTDIDAISELIGYWAVRGLMLVRSKQLLSETIRDFFVLEAEPLEGKPGGIAGVVGLHMLAIDLAEVRGLAVHPSFQGKGLGRWLVLACEREARDLGLPALFAWTYQQKFFENCGFTRIDKTNLHPKVWSECQRCPFYENCNEIAMLKELSAVSDQPSA
- a CDS encoding four helix bundle protein, with translation MRNFRELLVWQKAHQLVLEVYQLTKSFPVEERFGITSQLRRSVVSIPTNIAEGAGMGTELQMGRYLQIALGSASETEYLLLRSQDLGYLPNQEGVTLVGKVQEMKRMLSGFIVKLKGCADAGTLTADR
- the carA gene encoding glutamine-hydrolyzing carbamoyl-phosphate synthase small subunit, whose amino-acid sequence is MIRKERAILALEDGTVYRGYAFGHRGETVGEVVFNTSMTGYQEIMTDPSYNGQIVCMTYPHIGNYGVAIYDMESNKPYVRGFISREFSESYSNHRAQESLERFMQDHGIVSISGIDTRALVRRLRSGGVVKGVIAHRSFTHPTDPYGEFTPEEEHLLVQRARNHEDIDGRDMTPEVTTPLPYAYPTLQEGKRVVLMDFGIKHSIVKNLARVGIEPIVVPATTTPSQIMALQPHGLFLSNGPGDPAAPTYAHETAWNLLGLLPTFGICLGHQILGLAVGGKTYKMKFGHRGGNQPVKNLLTGEIEITSQNHGYAVDIDSIPNGQFIATHINLNDNTLEGMAHSRYPVFSVQYHPEASPGPHDSHYLFQRFIEEINAFDGATGSPIQKALAGKLGV
- a CDS encoding isopeptide-forming domain-containing fimbrial protein, whose translation is MMPVSLKSLIALLLVLPAFSQVQAQTSAGTSIDNQHRADYGDSLQNNLRAPAFSNMVKTQVLGVCAPLVLPDGTVLDPGQINSSVAGSRSVLGYTVENRGNGEFTLPLNVLHLDGWNAQSIKIFEDLDKNGAVDVLDPEITALTLKAGQSARVLVQIQTPFNGLGAAHFDLVASCTDTLSTKTDAANVARVVLTAASSVKLDKQMDLSQVKKGDEVTVTLKVTNTGLDDLQNVQVLDALDQTALQGLAYVPGTLKVVSNVQPFPGAIFFESGVQALSVIFDRIPRASFRTVEFKLKVLSDAALGDRVNVARVQGASATDATVLVSAEASYPFKVTYSPEIWLGPWQNPQAAEMTAADAQSATLNKQNTDLCLKHTLLNAAPVSDTLTVSMETISPELSFRLLNLQGNPLPSQIDLNAGQSIDFQVCYSTSANKEGSFTAVLKAESKLGATPNRTVDQITVSLPPEIWLGPLNFPRAAELTAEDTVSGQIVARNVPECLEHTVLNAAELPDVVTLTVEDLTVPAVLGGNDVQVQFYQGTTLLKQPIKFSLPARGSENFRVCYTRISNKQTPFTIRLTATSDRGPVNRTLDVVTHRPLQPEEQLVLQKSQSVAEGTKLLHGDEYTYTLKLTNNLPFVLNQLQVTDLLDPNLDFQSAEVTVAGVARPDVTATVTEVKDNAGKRIATRLDWTIPVLNPTEVADIRFKVMVRKDARDGYLIDNFFTADAQELYAPVESNHVKVLIWSTALVLKKEADKKVVEYGDVITWTLTLTNPASTVTVQDVTIEDKLPRGLVYIAGSTRWKLENAGTANQEQKTAGDPVQQGQLLVWGESAQSQLPDLPAQSRLVLTFQTRVTPEVEEEIINTATALGCGLKDPNLNQCIVTVASNSGGVSTATVKVQSTLFKTPALLMGRVYIDQDQNRKFDPAIDRPLKNARLVLSSGRSIMTDAEGRYSVDGIQTGVWAIRLDPFSAPYTPLSMPEDRGKLGSRNMMVAGLTTVDFPLLAPEANLNTFRSTRLQYGPLLVQKTVRPIGNNEYIVTVKLTAQQDLPEFQLTDVLPEGASLIEGELNPALDVLQKGEHLLDYRIRFNGTWAGALTDPQVRWRYP